From a region of the Spelaeicoccus albus genome:
- a CDS encoding SOS response-associated peptidase, with protein MSVEFPAGAWHAWPMCGRMNLSLNVDDLIAELDCAVAPARRLAPSWNVPPTSELYIVADRKPSGAKADAEDDGVTRRLEIARWGLVPGWAKDPSVGARMFNARSETIAEKPAYRAAFAKRRCVIPAAGYYEWQKISGAKKKQPYFIHARADEPLLFAGVFEFWKDRSKPDDDPDRWLVSASVVTAAAEKGLAEIHDRMPVVMMRDDVDEWLDPGCGTDAAGDLLGRQIAAEPDRLTWHPVSADVGSVAVNRPDLADPVAVEPPGPAG; from the coding sequence ATGAGCGTCGAATTCCCCGCCGGCGCATGGCACGCTTGGCCTATGTGCGGCCGAATGAACTTGAGCCTCAACGTCGATGATTTGATCGCTGAACTGGACTGCGCCGTCGCCCCGGCTCGTCGGCTTGCGCCCTCGTGGAACGTGCCGCCGACCAGTGAGCTGTACATCGTGGCCGATCGGAAACCATCCGGCGCGAAAGCAGACGCCGAGGACGACGGCGTCACGCGTCGGCTGGAAATCGCCCGGTGGGGCCTGGTGCCGGGATGGGCTAAGGACCCGTCGGTCGGAGCAAGGATGTTCAACGCGCGCAGCGAGACAATTGCCGAAAAGCCGGCGTACCGGGCGGCGTTCGCCAAGCGCCGCTGCGTCATCCCGGCCGCCGGCTACTACGAGTGGCAGAAAATATCCGGCGCGAAAAAGAAACAGCCGTACTTCATCCACGCGCGTGCAGACGAGCCGTTGCTGTTCGCCGGCGTCTTCGAATTTTGGAAGGACCGCTCCAAGCCCGACGACGATCCGGACCGGTGGCTCGTCAGCGCCAGCGTCGTCACCGCGGCTGCCGAGAAGGGGCTTGCGGAAATTCACGACCGCATGCCGGTAGTGATGATGCGCGACGATGTCGACGAATGGTTGGACCCCGGCTGCGGCACGGACGCCGCAGGGGATCTATTGGGCCGTCAGATCGCCGCCGAGCCGGACCGCTTGACGTGGCACCCGGTGAGCGCGGATGTGGGCAGCGTCGCAGTGAACAGGCCCGACTTGGCCGACCCGGTAGCAGTCGAGCCACCGGGGCCGGCGGGCTAG
- a CDS encoding MarR family winged helix-turn-helix transcriptional regulator has translation MTAPHHRDPIDESRRQWIAHGWEDVADGMTLVTSLMRAHQIMLARVDAVLRPLGVTFARYELLMLLTFSRTGALPMSRVSERLQVHPTSITNGVDRLEKAGLVRRRQHPRDGRTTLVEITDAGSELAERATNGLNSEVFASPGLPKGDLDMVLKLLAELRRAPESDL, from the coding sequence ATGACCGCCCCGCATCACCGCGACCCGATCGATGAGTCCCGGCGGCAATGGATTGCGCACGGCTGGGAAGACGTCGCGGACGGGATGACCCTCGTGACGTCGCTCATGCGCGCCCATCAGATCATGCTGGCCCGGGTCGACGCGGTATTGCGCCCGCTCGGCGTCACGTTTGCCCGTTATGAACTGCTCATGCTGTTGACGTTCTCCCGCACCGGTGCCCTGCCCATGTCCCGCGTGAGTGAGCGGTTGCAGGTGCATCCCACTTCGATCACGAACGGAGTCGACAGGCTCGAGAAGGCGGGCTTGGTGCGGCGCCGCCAGCACCCGCGCGACGGCCGCACGACTCTGGTGGAGATCACCGACGCCGGCAGTGAGCTCGCCGAGCGCGCGACGAACGGCCTCAATTCCGAGGTGTTCGCCTCCCCCGGCCTGCCCAAGGGTGACCTCGACATGGTCTTGAAGCTGCTCGCCGAGCTGCGCCGGGCCCCGGAGAGTGACCTGTAA
- a CDS encoding ATP-binding cassette domain-containing protein — MLSQPGQAQPGQTQPGQTLAIEARGLTKDFGAFRAVDGVDLRVQAGTVYGVLGPNGAGKTTTIRMLATLLRPDAGDARIFGHDVVGEAHVVRSLIGVTGQYASVDETLSATENLVLFSRLLGLSRAEARRKSASLLDEFGLTAAAKRPLGKFSGGMRRRLDLAASLISQPPLIFLDEPTTGLDPRTRAQMWDTIRRLVATGSTVLLTTQMLDEADQLADRVAVIDKGTVVAEGTPDMLKESVGVSSLQLRLTEPAMLPAAADLLENVLAVPAALSPEAGALTAPLQDAGKVADLLVALRDRGIAVAQLSVQKPSLDEVFLTLTGHAAADEPTDEDMEVAS; from the coding sequence ATGCTGAGTCAACCCGGACAGGCCCAACCCGGACAGACCCAGCCCGGACAGACCCTCGCCATCGAGGCGCGCGGCCTCACCAAGGACTTCGGCGCGTTCCGCGCCGTTGACGGCGTCGACCTGCGCGTTCAAGCCGGAACCGTCTACGGGGTCCTCGGCCCCAACGGCGCCGGCAAGACCACGACCATCCGAATGCTTGCCACGCTTTTGCGACCGGACGCCGGCGACGCCCGGATCTTTGGCCATGACGTTGTGGGCGAGGCGCACGTCGTCCGGTCCCTGATCGGCGTTACCGGCCAGTATGCGTCGGTCGACGAAACGCTCAGCGCCACCGAGAACCTCGTCTTGTTCTCGCGTTTGCTCGGGCTCTCGCGGGCCGAGGCCCGCCGCAAGTCAGCGTCACTGCTCGACGAGTTCGGACTCACGGCAGCGGCCAAGCGGCCGCTGGGGAAGTTCTCGGGCGGCATGCGCCGGCGCCTCGATCTTGCCGCGAGCCTGATCAGCCAGCCGCCGCTGATCTTCCTGGACGAGCCCACGACCGGACTCGACCCGCGCACGAGAGCGCAAATGTGGGACACGATCCGCCGACTCGTCGCCACCGGCTCGACAGTGCTGTTGACCACGCAAATGCTCGACGAAGCCGACCAGCTGGCCGACCGGGTCGCGGTCATCGACAAAGGCACGGTGGTGGCCGAAGGCACCCCCGACATGTTGAAGGAATCGGTCGGCGTCTCCTCGCTGCAGCTCCGGCTCACCGAACCGGCCATGCTGCCCGCCGCCGCCGACCTGCTTGAAAACGTACTGGCCGTTCCCGCCGCACTGTCGCCCGAGGCCGGGGCCCTGACCGCTCCCCTTCAGGATGCCGGAAAGGTCGCCGACTTGCTTGTCGCTCTCCGCGATCGCGGCATCGCGGTCGCCCAGCTCTCCGTCCAGAAGCCCAGTCTCGACGAGGTCTTCCTGACCTTGACCGGACACGCGGCCGCTGACGAACCAACAGACGAAGATATGGAGGTCGCCTCATGA
- a CDS encoding ABC transporter permease, with protein sequence MTTVIPTPAPSAPPGSAQSFPTAPDNRVSVAQTVRNSLSMAWRGLLKVRRTPEQLFDVTLQPILFTLMFTYIFGGAISGDISSYLPIVIPGILVQTVITTSVVTGVQLREDMDKGVFDRFKSLPIARIAPLAGALLADTLRYAIATTLTFVTGYVLGYRPDGGIGFVIVAGLLVIACAWALSWIWAFFGVVARTASSVQGISMMVMFPLTFLSNAFVPASSLPGWLQAFVRFNPVSHLVSAVRSIAGNGQFDINVVWALVGAAAVVAFFAPLAVRAYMRKV encoded by the coding sequence ATGACGACTGTGATTCCCACCCCCGCACCATCCGCACCGCCCGGATCGGCGCAGTCGTTCCCGACCGCGCCCGACAACCGCGTGAGCGTGGCACAGACCGTTCGAAATTCGCTGTCGATGGCTTGGCGCGGGCTGCTCAAGGTCCGCCGCACTCCCGAACAGCTCTTCGACGTGACGCTCCAGCCGATCCTTTTCACCTTGATGTTCACGTACATCTTCGGCGGCGCCATCTCGGGCGATATCTCGAGCTATCTGCCCATCGTCATTCCGGGCATTCTCGTCCAAACCGTCATCACGACGTCGGTCGTCACCGGCGTGCAGCTCCGCGAGGACATGGACAAGGGCGTATTCGACAGATTCAAGTCCCTGCCGATCGCTCGTATCGCACCGCTTGCCGGTGCGCTGCTCGCCGACACCCTCCGGTACGCCATCGCCACCACGTTGACGTTCGTCACCGGGTACGTCTTGGGTTATCGGCCCGACGGCGGTATCGGGTTTGTCATAGTCGCGGGTCTGCTGGTGATCGCGTGCGCGTGGGCCCTGAGCTGGATCTGGGCGTTCTTCGGAGTCGTAGCCCGCACGGCGTCGAGCGTGCAAGGCATCTCCATGATGGTGATGTTCCCGCTGACGTTCTTGTCCAACGCGTTCGTCCCGGCGAGTTCGCTTCCCGGATGGCTGCAGGCTTTCGTGCGGTTCAACCCGGTGTCGCATCTCGTGTCTGCCGTCCGGAGCATTGCGGGCAACGGCCAGTTCGACATCAATGTGGTGTGGGCGCTGGTCGGCGCGGCCGCCGTCGTGGCGTTCTTCGCGCCCTTGGCCGTTCGCGCGTATATGCGCAAGGTCTGA